CCCGCAGCGGTCGTGCGCGTGCCTGCCGGATCGGAGTGGCTGGACGTGGCGTTGTGGTGGACAGCAGAATCGGTCGCAGTAGACCGAGGCGAGGAGTTGATCGAGGGTGCAGACCGCGACGGCCGTGTTGAACGACATCCGGACGCACTACTGCGCTGCTGGTTCCGGGCCGGCCGTGGTGTTCGTGCACGGGCTGGCCGAGGATCATCGCAGCTGGCGGCGTCAGCAGGAGGAGTTCAGCGGCCATCGCACCTACGCCTACGACGTGCGCGGGCATGGGGCGAGCACTCTCGGGACCGCGGACGGGACCTTGGAGCAGTTGCGCGACGACTTGCTGGCGTTCCTCGCCGAGGTCCCCGGGCCCGCGGTGTGCGTCGGGTTCTCGTTGGGCGGCACTGTGGTGCTCTCCGCTGCCGCGGAACGTCCCGATCTGGTGACCGGCGTGGCGGTTCTCGGGACGTCGTCGGTGGTGGGGCGGCGAGCAGCGGAGATCAACCTGCAGCGCGCCGAAGAGGCGGCAGATCCGGCCGCGCTGCTGGCCTCCCTGCGCGAGGACACCCGGATGATGGTCGCGAGCTCCACAGTGGACATCGATGAGCTGGTCGCGCGGCGGGCCGCGACGATCGGCGACGGAGCGGGCTTCGCGAACGCGGCGACCGCGATGGCCGGGATCCGCGACAACCCGCTGACGCCCGCGCTCGCCGCGATCAAGCAGCCGGTGACCGTGATCGGCGCCGAACACGACGCGCTCTGCCCGCGCAAGGCCGCGGACATCCTCCTCGAAGCCCTCCCCCACGCGGCCTACCTGGAAATCCCGGGCTCCGGTCACCTGATGAACGTCGACAACCCGGACGCCGTCACCGCCGCGCTCCGCACCGCGCTGGGCTGAATCGCAAAGCTGGTCCTGCGGGTGCTTCGTCCCGCAGGACTCGTGCGAGCCTCCGATTCGCCGCACCCGTGCTGGGTATCCCCGGTGGAGCGGGAGGTTGAGCTATGACTGCACCAACGTCCTCGGTGTGGACACGCCTGCTGGGCAGCGGTGCGCCGCGGGCGACCATCCTGATCCGGCTCGTGGTGGGCGGATCTTCCTGTTCGAGGGCGTGCAGAAGTTCCTGTACCCGGACAGGCTCGGGCCGGGGCGGTTCGCGCGGGAGACTCCGCTGCCCGCTCCCGGGTTCTTCGCCTACCTCGACGGGGTGTTCGAGGTGGGGTGCGGCGTGCTGCTGATCGTCGGACTGCTCACCCGGCTGGCCGCGATACCCATGATCGTCAACATGGTCGGGGCCGAGGTCTTCACCAAGGTCCCGGTCCTGCTCGACGAGGGGTTCCTGGCCTACGTGCACGAGGCCCGGGCCGAGCTCGGCCAGCTGTTCGGCTCGGTGTTCCTGCTGATCGTCGGTGCCGGGCCCATCTCGATCGACGCCGTGCTGTCCAGGACCCGGCACCACGACCGGGAATGACAGGAGGCGGCCGCGGCGAAACCGCGACCGCCTCCCGGGTCCGGTCAGGCGTCGACGCGCTCTTCCTGCTTGGCCGGGCGCCGGACGAACTTGTTCCACAGCGGCCAGGTCAGCAGCACCGCGATGATCACGTAGACCGTGATCGCCAGCGGCGAGTTCACCAGACCGGTCAGGGAACCGTCGCTGATCTGCAGCGCTCGGCGCATCTGCAGTTCGGCGGCCGGGCCGAGGATGACGCCGACGATGGCGGGCAGCACCGGCAGTCCGTAGCGGCGCATCGCGAAGCCGATCGCGCCGATGATGAACAGCAGCACCAGGTCCAGCGCTTCACCACCGACCGCGTACGCACCGACGCTGGCGAAGAACAGGATGCCCGCGTACAGGTACGGGCGCGGCACCCGCAGCAGCTTCGCCCACACCGGGGCCATCGGCAGGTTG
This portion of the Saccharopolyspora antimicrobica genome encodes:
- a CDS encoding alpha/beta fold hydrolase, with the protein product MQTATAVLNDIRTHYCAAGSGPAVVFVHGLAEDHRSWRRQQEEFSGHRTYAYDVRGHGASTLGTADGTLEQLRDDLLAFLAEVPGPAVCVGFSLGGTVVLSAAAERPDLVTGVAVLGTSSVVGRRAAEINLQRAEEAADPAALLASLREDTRMMVASSTVDIDELVARRAATIGDGAGFANAATAMAGIRDNPLTPALAAIKQPVTVIGAEHDALCPRKAADILLEALPHAAYLEIPGSGHLMNVDNPDAVTAALRTALG
- a CDS encoding DoxX family protein translates to MSYDCTNVLGVDTPAGQRCAAGDHPDPARGGRIFLFEGVQKFLYPDRLGPGRFARETPLPAPGFFAYLDGVFEVGCGVLLIVGLLTRLAAIPMIVNMVGAEVFTKVPVLLDEGFLAYVHEARAELGQLFGSVFLLIVGAGPISIDAVLSRTRHHDRE